The Streptomyces sp. RKND-216 genomic sequence CTTCCAGAACGCGCGCGGGCTCACCGCCGACGGCGTGATCGGCTCACAGACCTGGCCGCACCTGATCGTCTCCGTGCGGCAGGGCGCCACCGGCGACGCGGTGCGCGCCGCCCAGACCCAGCTCAACGCGTACGTCCACGGCATCGCCGTGGACGGTCAGTTCGGCCCGGCCACCGACGCCGCCGTCCGCGCGTACCAGAGCGCCCACGGCCTCGCCGCCGACGGCCTCGTCGGCCCGCAGACCTGGCAGAGCCTCATCGGCGGCGGCGACGGCGGGGGCAACCCGTCCGGCTACGCCCTCCCGCTCGACCGCAGCGCCGCCGGCCGCGCCGACTACGCCGCCTCGCACTGGAACGGCAACCCGGCCGTCGACCTGATCGTGAACTACGTCCCGACGTACGCGATCCGCGGCGGCGTCGTCGACCACTACGACTCCTCGTCCTGCGGCATCGGCATCCGCCTCCTCCAGTCCGACGGCTCCCGCTTCGTCTACTGCCACCTCTCCGCCCGCTCCGTCGGCGACGGCGCCCAGGTCTCCGCCGGGGCCCGGCTCGGCACCACCGGCGACACCGGCAACTCGGGCGCCCCGCACCTGCACGTCGAGATCCGCACCGCGGACGGCGTCGCCCGCTGCCCGCAGACCTACCTCACCGCCATCTACGACGGCCACACCCCGCCGGGGCTCTACACCCTCCCCACCTCCGGCTGCACCGCCTGATCCGCACGAGCTCACGGAAAGGGGGTGGGTGGACGCGCGTCCTGCGCGTCCACCCACCCCCTTTGGTGTCAGCCGTTCCCGGCAGCCGGAAGGGCTACGGGACGACGACCTCCTCGATCTGCACACTGCCCGCGCCCGTCGTGGTGCCCCGCGCGTTGACCAGCTGCACCTCACCGAAGAAGGTGCGGCCCTCTGGTGCGTCGCCGGCCACCACGACCTCCGCGTCGACGGTGGCGGACTCGCCGTTGCCGAGGGCGACGGTCCGGTTCTCGTCGACCTTCACCTCGCCGAGTGCGGAGGAGAAGTAGACGTCGCGGTAGTCGAACGCGGTGCTGCCGGCCGGCACGGAGTATCCGTCCACGGTGATCGTGTACGTGCCCGCCTCCGGACTCAGCAGCGTCACCGACTCCTCCGAGTCGCCGTCGGCGTCCGAACCGACGACCTCACCGTCGAGGGAGACGCTCAGGTCCAGGTCGGCGCCGGTGTCGGAGGTGGAACCGATCACGACGTCCACGCGCGAGACGCCCTCGCCGATGACGAGAGTCCTCTCCTGGGACTCGCCGTCGGAGATGGTGGGACGCTCCTGCCGGGCGGACCCCAGCTCGCCGCCTCGCAGCGAGCCGTCGACGGCCCCGAACTCGTTCGTGACCTCCCACTCGACCGGAGCAGGGGTCCCCACCTCGGCCTCGGGAAGCGTCTGCACCGCGGGGTCGAAGGTGGTGCCCAGCGCCATCGCGGTCAGGGTGAACGGGTTGTTCAGCCGCGGCGAGGTGCGCCGTGCCTCGACCTCGAACTCCCAGACGCCCGGAAGCGGTTCCTCGTAGGAGCGCAGGTCGGGACGGCAGGTGTTGTCCGGGTTGTCATAGTTGTTGTAGCAGTAGACCGTCGACGTCGGATCGGCGGGGAGACCGTAGGGGTTGATCGCGACCCAACGGGTCTGGCTGTTCTTCCTCAGGCCGCTCATCGCGACCTCGAGCGTCTTCGCGCCCTCGGGCACGGTCACGAAGTACGACCGCGTGCCGTTGCGCTGCACCGACCCGCGCTCCTGCACGGCGTAGGCCGGGGTGACCTGGTCCTCCGCCGCGACGACGGTCGCGAGGATGTGCTTGTCGACGCCCTCGGTGCGCTCGTCGTCCAGGGTGAGGGAGGCACTGTGGATGCCCGCCCGCTTCGCCTTCGCGCGGAGCTTCACGGAGACCGGCTCGTTCAGCGGCAGTGCGATCTCGTCGTCGCCGACCAGCCGGAAGGTGCCGTCGTCGTTGCTCAGGCCGAGTTCGTGTTCCACCGGCCGGACAGGACCGCTGGTGCGGGTGATGTCGACGGTGTAGGTGCGGCGTTCGCCGACGGTGAGACCGCCCTCGCGGTCGTAGAGGCCGCTGCCGAAGCCCGGCTCCTTCAGGAAGCCGGACAGCGCCGTGTCCACCGGCGCCTTGACCGTGTACGCGTGGGCCGTGGCGCCGCGCCTGATGGACTTCCAGGCGTCCTCGACGTCGATGAGGCCCGCACCCTGCTCGTACGCCTGCCGGCCCTTGATGGTGTCGGCCGTGCTGGTGAGAGCGGTGCGCAGGCTGAGAGGGCTCAGCTCGATACCGCGCCGCTTCGCCGCCGAGATCAGCAGCGCGGAGGCGCCCGCCGCCTGCGGGGAGGCCATCGACGTGCCCTGGAACATGCCGTAACCGGGCGGCAGGTCGTAGCCCGCCTCGGGGACCGGCTGGCCGGGCTGCCAGCTCGGCACGGTGTTGACGGAGGCGCCCGGAGCGGCGATCACCGGGGTGAAGCCACCGTCCTCACGCGGTCCGCGGGAGGAGAAGGGCATCATGTCGTACTTCGTCTTCACCCTGGAGCCGTAGTTGGCGGCCCACGTCTCCTTCGAGACCGACGCACCGACGCTGAGCACCTTGTCGGCCAGCGAGGGGTCGCCGATGGTGTTGGCGCCCGGACCGCTGTTCCCCGCGGAGATCACCAGTTGCACGCCGTAGGTGTCGATGAGCCGGGTGTAGAGCTCGGCGCGTGCGTTGTTGCCGTCGTTCAGCGCCGGCAGACCGCCGATCGACATGTTCACGATGTCGACGCCGCGCTCGGTGACCAGATCGATCATGCCCTCGGTCAGTGCGACGCTCGTGCAGCCCCCACTCCACGAGCAGGCGCGCGAGGAGACCAGCTTCGCGCCGGGGGCCGCGCCGTCCATCTCGCCACCGAACAGGCCGTTGGCCGCCGTGATACCGGCGACGTGGGTGCCGTGCGCGGACTCCACGACGCCGATGTTGACGAAGTCGGCCTTCTTCCCGACCCAGTCGCCCCCGTAGGGGTCCATCGGGACGTCCTTGCGGATCTCCACGACGAACGGGATGCGCTCGGCGATCTCCGTGTTCGGGTCGTCCTCGCCGAACCAGCCGATCTGGAAGCCGTCCTTGTACGGCTTCATCGCCTTCTGGTCGCCGAAGTTCCCGTCGTCGTCGAGGTCGACGCGCACCGTGCCGGTCGCGGGCTCGTACAACACGCCCCAGCGGTCGGTGGTGTCACCGTCCCGGTTGAGGTCGCCGGCCATGTCGCCGCCGGTGGTCACCGACTCCGAGAAGCGGCTGATCTGGTACGACCCGGCGGGCGCGGACCACGTGCGGTCCGCGTACTCGAACGTCGGGCCGGAGACCGAGGTGACCATCGGGCGCCACGTGCCGTCACCGTCGATGATCGGGTCGGTCGCGGTCACCCAGTCGACGATCTTCCGCTCGCCCGTGGTCGTCTTCTGCAGCGCCGGGTGGCCGAGGTCGACGCCCGAGTCGAGAACGCCGATCGTGACGCCGCGTCCGTCCGCCCTGGGGTTGTCGTCGACGAAGTCGACGGCGCCGGTCTCGGCGGCGGGCTGGTACGGGTTGTCGGCGGGGGTGTCCTCGCCCGGGCCGGGCTGGGACCCCCGCTTGCCGTTGTTCGCGCCCTTGGCGCGGTCGGCCTCCGGCGCCGGATCGGGCAGCGGGATCTCCTGGAGCAGGTCGATACCCACCACGTCCGACAGCTTCTTCGCCCGGTCGATCGCGCCCTCCGCCCGGCCGGTGGGCACAGTGGCACGGACGTACCCGAGCTTGTCGTCGACGCGGCCCACGGAGCCGCCCTTGACGGAGTCCAGCTGGCCGGCGACCTTCTCGGTGGCACCGGGCCGGGTGGCGAGCATCATGGTGACGTTCTTGTCGCCCTCGGCCACGGCTTCGGCCAGGAGCTCGGCATCCTGCGAACCGAGCTTGTCGTCGGCCGACTTGGCCGGAGTAGCGGGGACGGGATCACCGTCCGCTGCGACGACGGCAGCCGGGCTGGTCGCGGCGATGGCCACCACCAGCCCGGCTGCCAGAGCCAGACGCGCCGTGCGTCTCACCCCCGAAGAGGCGGGCGCGGGTATCCAGAAGGAAGGCATAGGCATCCTCAGTTCAGAACTTCCCTGTCCGGCGGTCCGGAGCCGGATCGCTCGCACTTTCGTCCATGGGACGTATGTTGGGGAAGAAGGCGCCCATACCGTAATGGGGTCGTAACCCGGTGCTGGGGCGCCCAACGCCTTTTCGGTACCGACCGGTTCGGTGACGAGGCTCGGCTGCGGCGAGCCCCGGCCCGTCCGGATCAAAATGGATGGCCGGGGGCGAGTCTGACGCGGCAGGATGCTCCGCATGACGCTGCCCACCCCGAAGCTGCACACCTCCCGGCTCCGGCTGCGGCCGTTCACCGACGCCGACGCGGCGCCGCTCTACACGCTGCACAGCAACGCCCGCGTGCTGCGTTACTGGGACTCCCCGCCGTGGACCGAACCGGCCCGCGCCCAGCGCTTCCTCGCGACCTGCCGGACGATCGAGGAGGAAGGCACGGGCGCGCGCGTGGCCGTCGACCGCGTCTCCGACGGCGCGTTCATCGGCTGGTGCGGCCTGTCCGACTGGAACCCGGACTTTCGTAGCGCGTCCCTGGGCTACCTCTTCGACGCAGCCGCGTGGGGCCACGGATATGCCACGGAGACCGCCCAGGCCGTCCTGCAGTGGGCGTTCGACGCCCTGGACCTGAACCGCGTCCAGGCCGAGGCCGACACCCGCAACGTGGCGTCCGCGCGGGTCCTGGAGAAGCTCGGCTTCGTCCGCGAAGGCACCCTCCGCGAGGACTGCGTCGTCAACGGCGAGGTCTCCGACTCCTGGGTCTTCGGCCTCCTCCGCCGCGAATGGCACCCGACGGCCACGCCGACGGCCGGCCGTTAGGCTTTTCGTCCGCGTCTTGCAAGGCTTCCCGCGTGGCGCCGTGTGCCACACGTCGAGCGGGGCGAGCATGTGCGGGCCGAGTCTTCTCCCCGCACCGAGGCGATGCGATGTCCGACCGTGCCGACCACGTCCGCCGCGCAGCAGGTGCACCAGGGGGGACCCTGCTGCATCAGCGGCCGGAGCGGTGGCTGTTCCGCGGCGTCTACGGACTCGTGCTGGCCAGCGCCATGGTGGCCGCACTGGACGCGACGGGCGACACGGCCGACCCCGGCCCGGACGCGCTGTGGGTCCTGCTCAGCGCTCTGGCGTCGGGAGCCGCCCACGGCTTCGCGCACGTCATCGCCCAGCGTGCCTCCGCCGACGAGGCAGCCACTCTCAGCCGACTGCGGTCGGTCCTGGCCGAATGGCCTCTGGTCGCCGCAGTCCTGCCGACAGTGGCGTTCCTGCTCGCCGCGCTGGCCGGATGGTGGCCGGAGAACACAGCCGTCGACGTGGCCCTGCTGTTCAACACCGCGGCCCTGCTGGCCCTGGGAACCGCGGCAGCCCGCATCGCCGGCCGCAGCTGGCCGTACTCCTGCCGCGCAGGCAGCCTGGACATGCTGCTCGGCGTGGTGATCATCTCCGCATACGCCCTGCTCGAATAGCCGATCCCCTGGGCCCCGGTAGCCGGGCTCCGCATACTCGGGGATTCGGCGAACCCGACCGCGCCTTGTCACGCCATCCGTCGATGGCGGCGATGCGGTTGAGTGCTGCTTGCTGCTCGTCGTCCGACTCGGCACCGTGGTCTTCTTCGAGACGTTCGGCCAGCTCGCGCAGCCGGTCCATGCCCTCCGGCTGAGCGACGGCGGCCGCGATGCAGGCGGACACCCCGCGCGCGTTCACGCGTTCTTTGATCGATTCCGCCCGCTCTTCCGGCACGCTGATGGTGATCTTCCGGGTTGCCATACTGTACATATGGCATGAGCTGCGATCCGCGCCCCTCGGCATTTCCCCCGGCAGGACTCGGCTGATCGCCGCTGTCGATGTCAGAGCTGGATGTCGAACGCCCCGGAGCTTGATCGCTCCGGGGCGTCTTGGCTGGTGCCCCCGGCAGGATTCGAACCTGCGACACCCGCTTTAGGAGAGCGGTGCTCTATCCCCTGAGCTACGGAGGCGGGACGGGAGAGCGGACCGGGGGTCGCGCTCCGGGTGCGTCCGGGAACCTCGGCGCAGGGGCGCCGGGCTCCGGGGACAGCCTAGCGGATGTGATCGAACGGGGCCCGCGTGGCCGCACGGGTCAGAACGGCATACGGCCGCGGGCGCGGCGGCCGGCGGAGCCGCTGCGGCCCAGGGCGCGGGAGCTGCTGCGGAAGGGCTTGCTGAAGAGGCGGCCCAGGGGGCCGGGGGCCTTGCCCGCCGTGCGGGAGCCGGCGCCGAGGGTCTTGTGTGCGCCGCGCTCCGGATGCCGCGAGAGGCGGGGGAGGAGGAAGGCGAGGGCGAGCAGGAGTACGCATCCGGCGATGATGGCCACGGCCGTCATGGACTTCTCCCTTCGTGAGGTGCCGCCCCTGCTGTCCGGCGGAGGGCGGGGCGGCTCGTGGGGGCCGGGTTCCCGTTGCGCGGGTGGTCATGCGCCGACGGGCCGGGAGGGGCGTGGGCAAGTCCGCTGCGGGGGCGGGCGGTACGGGGATCTGGGGCCGGGCGTGTGCGGTGCGGGCGAGGTCCGTGCGGCCCGCCGGGTGGAGGGTGCGGGTGGTCGGCGGCCGCGGGGCGGCGGGATGAGGTGTCGCCAAGGTCACGCGCGGACGGCATCGTTGCCCCAGGACAAGTGACCGACCCGGCGGTACGGTGAACGGGAAGGCTCACCACAAACAGAAGGAAGCCGAACGAAGTGGTCGGTATCCCCGCCGTGGAGCGTGCGCTGCGCGATGCCGCCCCGCATCAGCTGCTGGACGTCGTGACGGCGGCCATGAAGGACCAGTACGGTGCCACCGGCGTCGAGCTGCGCATCGCCGACTACGGCATGAAGTCGCTCCAGTCCGTCGAGTTCGGCCCGCTGGCCGTGGAGCCGCTGCCCCTGCACGACAGTCCGCAGGGGAGGGTGTTCGGCGCGCAGGAGCCGCTGGTCGTCCGGAAGGCGCCGGGGCTGGCCACGGTGCACATGCCGGTCACGGTCCGGGGTGACCGGATGGGGGTGCTGTCCGTCACGCTGCCCGAGGAGCAGTACCGCGAGGCGGCGCTGCCGGAGATGCAGCACGTGTGCGCGGCCCTCGGGCACGAGATCCTGGTCGCTGAGCGGGACACCGACCTGTTCCAGGTGGCGCGCCGCACGTCCCGCCTCACGCTCGCCGCCGAGATGCAGTGGCAGCTGCTGCCCGGCCGCTCCTGCGCCCGCCCGGAGTTCGCGCTTGGCGGCCACCTGGAGCCCGCGTACGCCATCTTCGGCGACAACTTCGACTGGTCGGCGTCCCGGGACCGCCTGACCCTCGTCGTGACCAACGGCATGGGTGACGGCATCGAGGCCGCTCTGCTGTCCAGTCTCGCCGTCAACGCGCTGCGCAACGCGCGTCGCGCCGGGCTCGGCATCGCCGACCAGGCCGCTCTGGCGGACCAGGCGCTGTACGCACAGCACCACGGCGAGCGGTACCTGTCGGTACTGCTGCTGGAGTTCGACCTGGCCACCGGCGCGGTGACGGCCGTGGACGCCGGCTCGCCCCGGCTGTGGCGGCTGAGGGAGGGGAAGGTCGAACGGGTCACGTTCGAGGCGCAGTTGCCGCTGGGCATGTTCGAGGAGACGCCGTACGTCTCCGAGTGCTTCCAGGTGCGGCCGGGGGACCGTCTCCTGATCACCAGCGACGGGGTGTACGACACGCCCTCGCCCGGCGGAACGGGCTACGGCGAGCGGGCCCTGGCGCGTTCGCTCGCCGCAACGCGCCTGCTCCCCGCGGACCAGGTGCCGCGTGCGGTGCTGCACGAGCTGACCGACTACCGGGGCCGGGGCCCGCTGGAGGACGACGCGCTGGTGGTCTGCCTCGACTGGCACGGACGTCCGGCCCTGGTGTGAAACACGGGGTCGGCGGGGTGGGACGTCGTTGCGGCTGTTTCAGGCCGGGCGGGTGTCCCCGGCGCCCGGAGGTTCTCCGGAGTGTGCGTGCTCTCCCCGCGCGGCGAACCGGAAGCTCTCCAGCCCGCGGGCGAGGTCCCGTCGGGCCTGGGCGGGCATCCGGTCGAGCACCTTCAGCAGAGCCTCTTCGCGGCGGGCGCGCAGGTCCGTCAGGTACGTGCGGGCCTTGCGGGTGAGGTGCAGTTGCAGTTCCCGCCTGCTGACCGGGCTCGGCCTGCGCTCGACGTAGCCCGTGGCCTCCAGGCGGTCGCACAGCCGGCTGACCGACGACGCTCTCGAATCGAGCAGTTCGCCGAGCCGGCGGAGATTGATGCCCTCTTCGCGGTCCAGGCTGTACAGAACGCGCAGCTGGAACGCGGAGACCGGCGCGGGTGAGGCGGCGTCGAAGCCGCGCTCCCACAGTACCTCCAGCATCTCGATGGCCTCCGCCGCCGCCCGTGCGGCGGCGTGGGACGGCTGCGGCGAGGAAGAAGGCGCGCCCATAACTGTGCCACTCCACGTGATCCGTCGTCCGCCCGCGAGGAGGTCGGCCTCACGGGCCTGCGGGGACGAGGGAGATGCCGCGTCCCGGTCTCTCAGGCCTCCATTTGCCCGCATTCTCCCCCGCCACACGTGCATCCGGCCGACCATGGGGCGTGGAATTCGGTGGCGGCAGGTGTAGACGCCTCCCGGCCGGGCACATTCCCCCATGCCTGATGACAACAGTTGCCTTTCGGAGAGTGTCGAAATGAGCACCGCAGCGCGAGTCCCGTCGGCAGTCGAGGCCGGCACCAGCGTCGCACGCCCGCACGAGGCCGCCGAGGCGGGCCTGCCGCACGTCGCCGAACCCGGCGCCGTGGCCCCGCACGACGCACGCGAGTTGTCCGTTCTGTTCTTCCGGCGCCTGCGGACCCTGGAGGAGGGCACGCCCGAGTACCAGTACGCGCGCAACACCCTCATCGAGATGAATCTGACGCTCGTCCGCTACGCGGCGGGCCGCTTCCGGCACCGCCACCAGTCGGAGGAGGACATCGTCCAGGTCGGCACCATCGGACTGATCAAGGCCATCGACCGGTTCGACCTCGACCGCGGAGTGGAGTTCACCTCGTACGCGGTGCCGTACATCACCGGCGAGATGCGGCGCTTCTTCCGCGACACCACCTGGGCCGTGCACGTGCCGCGCCGGCTCCAGGAGCTGCGCATCCGGCTGGCCATGGCGAACGAGGAACTGCTCGCCGAACTGGGGCGCCCCGCCTCGGCGGAGGAGGTCGCGGGCCACCTCGGCATCACGGTGGAGGAGGTCGTCGAGGGGCAGGTCGCGGCCAACGGGTACTCCGCCGAGTCCCTGGACGGCGCGCTGAGCGACCGCGACGAGGCCGACGGCCACAGCCTGGGCGACCGGCTCGGAGCGTGCGACCCCGCTTTCGACGCAATCGAGGGATTCGAGGCGGTGCGTCCGCTGCTCGCCGAACTCGGCGACCGCGACCGCCGGATACTGGAACTGCGCTTCGGCGAGGAGCTCACCCAGTCCCAGATCGGGGAGCGCCTGGGCATCTCGCAGATGCACGTGTCGCGTCTGCTCTCCGCCTGCCTCAAACGCCTCCGTACCGCTGTGAACGAGGACAGCGCCTGACCGTAGGGCGGCGCCGCGGGGGTCAGGCCGGACGGGCTTCGTCGTCCGGTGCGCTGCGGCGACC encodes the following:
- a CDS encoding peptidoglycan-binding protein: MRSGRSVPLGATVLTVLTAFLLALLPATRADALPAWPSVSQGASGTDTRTAQYLLRHHGHGIAADGQFGPNTRSAVVGFQNARGLTADGVIGSQTWPHLIVSVRQGATGDAVRAAQTQLNAYVHGIAVDGQFGPATDAAVRAYQSAHGLAADGLVGPQTWQSLIGGGDGGGNPSGYALPLDRSAAGRADYAASHWNGNPAVDLIVNYVPTYAIRGGVVDHYDSSSCGIGIRLLQSDGSRFVYCHLSARSVGDGAQVSAGARLGTTGDTGNSGAPHLHVEIRTADGVARCPQTYLTAIYDGHTPPGLYTLPTSGCTA
- a CDS encoding S8 family serine peptidase; the encoded protein is MPSFWIPAPASSGVRRTARLALAAGLVVAIAATSPAAVVAADGDPVPATPAKSADDKLGSQDAELLAEAVAEGDKNVTMMLATRPGATEKVAGQLDSVKGGSVGRVDDKLGYVRATVPTGRAEGAIDRAKKLSDVVGIDLLQEIPLPDPAPEADRAKGANNGKRGSQPGPGEDTPADNPYQPAAETGAVDFVDDNPRADGRGVTIGVLDSGVDLGHPALQKTTTGERKIVDWVTATDPIIDGDGTWRPMVTSVSGPTFEYADRTWSAPAGSYQISRFSESVTTGGDMAGDLNRDGDTTDRWGVLYEPATGTVRVDLDDDGNFGDQKAMKPYKDGFQIGWFGEDDPNTEIAERIPFVVEIRKDVPMDPYGGDWVGKKADFVNIGVVESAHGTHVAGITAANGLFGGEMDGAAPGAKLVSSRACSWSGGCTSVALTEGMIDLVTERGVDIVNMSIGGLPALNDGNNARAELYTRLIDTYGVQLVISAGNSGPGANTIGDPSLADKVLSVGASVSKETWAANYGSRVKTKYDMMPFSSRGPREDGGFTPVIAAPGASVNTVPSWQPGQPVPEAGYDLPPGYGMFQGTSMASPQAAGASALLISAAKRRGIELSPLSLRTALTSTADTIKGRQAYEQGAGLIDVEDAWKSIRRGATAHAYTVKAPVDTALSGFLKEPGFGSGLYDREGGLTVGERRTYTVDITRTSGPVRPVEHELGLSNDDGTFRLVGDDEIALPLNEPVSVKLRAKAKRAGIHSASLTLDDERTEGVDKHILATVVAAEDQVTPAYAVQERGSVQRNGTRSYFVTVPEGAKTLEVAMSGLRKNSQTRWVAINPYGLPADPTSTVYCYNNYDNPDNTCRPDLRSYEEPLPGVWEFEVEARRTSPRLNNPFTLTAMALGTTFDPAVQTLPEAEVGTPAPVEWEVTNEFGAVDGSLRGGELGSARQERPTISDGESQERTLVIGEGVSRVDVVIGSTSDTGADLDLSVSLDGEVVGSDADGDSEESVTLLSPEAGTYTITVDGYSVPAGSTAFDYRDVYFSSALGEVKVDENRTVALGNGESATVDAEVVVAGDAPEGRTFFGEVQLVNARGTTTGAGSVQIEEVVVP
- a CDS encoding GNAT family N-acetyltransferase is translated as MTLPTPKLHTSRLRLRPFTDADAAPLYTLHSNARVLRYWDSPPWTEPARAQRFLATCRTIEEEGTGARVAVDRVSDGAFIGWCGLSDWNPDFRSASLGYLFDAAAWGHGYATETAQAVLQWAFDALDLNRVQAEADTRNVASARVLEKLGFVREGTLREDCVVNGEVSDSWVFGLLRREWHPTATPTAGR
- a CDS encoding DUF6411 family protein, whose translation is MTAVAIIAGCVLLLALAFLLPRLSRHPERGAHKTLGAGSRTAGKAPGPLGRLFSKPFRSSSRALGRSGSAGRRARGRMPF
- a CDS encoding PP2C family protein-serine/threonine phosphatase, with the protein product MVGIPAVERALRDAAPHQLLDVVTAAMKDQYGATGVELRIADYGMKSLQSVEFGPLAVEPLPLHDSPQGRVFGAQEPLVVRKAPGLATVHMPVTVRGDRMGVLSVTLPEEQYREAALPEMQHVCAALGHEILVAERDTDLFQVARRTSRLTLAAEMQWQLLPGRSCARPEFALGGHLEPAYAIFGDNFDWSASRDRLTLVVTNGMGDGIEAALLSSLAVNALRNARRAGLGIADQAALADQALYAQHHGERYLSVLLLEFDLATGAVTAVDAGSPRLWRLREGKVERVTFEAQLPLGMFEETPYVSECFQVRPGDRLLITSDGVYDTPSPGGTGYGERALARSLAATRLLPADQVPRAVLHELTDYRGRGPLEDDALVVCLDWHGRPALV
- a CDS encoding MarR family transcriptional regulator, which encodes MGAPSSSPQPSHAAARAAAEAIEMLEVLWERGFDAASPAPVSAFQLRVLYSLDREEGINLRRLGELLDSRASSVSRLCDRLEATGYVERRPSPVSRRELQLHLTRKARTYLTDLRARREEALLKVLDRMPAQARRDLARGLESFRFAARGEHAHSGEPPGAGDTRPA
- a CDS encoding RNA polymerase sigma factor SigF, producing MSTAARVPSAVEAGTSVARPHEAAEAGLPHVAEPGAVAPHDARELSVLFFRRLRTLEEGTPEYQYARNTLIEMNLTLVRYAAGRFRHRHQSEEDIVQVGTIGLIKAIDRFDLDRGVEFTSYAVPYITGEMRRFFRDTTWAVHVPRRLQELRIRLAMANEELLAELGRPASAEEVAGHLGITVEEVVEGQVAANGYSAESLDGALSDRDEADGHSLGDRLGACDPAFDAIEGFEAVRPLLAELGDRDRRILELRFGEELTQSQIGERLGISQMHVSRLLSACLKRLRTAVNEDSA